The genomic stretch TTGCTGTTTTCGATGGCGGCGATCAGGTTGGCCGCCGACTTTTTGCCCATCCGCTCCAAAGGGGCCACTTGCTCCGCCGTCAGGTCGTAGAGGTCGGCAGGGTCGCGAACGAGGCCGGCCTCCCAGAGGAGGTTGACGACAGCCGGGCCGAGGCCCTCGATGTTCATGGCGTCGCGGGAGGCAAAGTGGATGAGCCCCTCCTTGGCCTGGGCTGGGCAGGCCAAGGAGGTACAACGGATCGCCGCCTCCCCTTTCAGCCGGCTGACGGGGCTGTGGCATTCCGGACAGGTCTGGGGCATAAAGAAAGGCCGTTCCTCGCCGGTCCGTTTTTCCTTGAGAACGGAAAGCACCTCGGGGATGATATCGCCAGCTTTTTGAATGACTACATAATCGCCGATATGGATGTCGCGCTCGCGGATGATGTCTTCATTGTGCAAGGTGGCCCGGCTGACGGTCGTACCGGCGAGGCGCACCGGCTCCAGCTCCGCCGTCGGGGTGATCACGCCGGTGCGGCCCACTTTTACGGTGATGTCCCGCACCCGGGTGATCGCCTGCTCAGGCGGAAACTTGAAGGCGATAGCGTAGCGGGGGCTCTTGGCTGTCTCACCCAGGAGGGGATACTGGTCCAGTTCGTTGACCTTGACGACCATACCGTCGATCTCGTAAGGCAGGTCGTGGCGGTGTTCGGTCCAGTACCGGCAGTAGTCGATGACGTCATCGATGGTCCGGCAGTAGCGCCGCTCTGGGTTGACAGGCAGTCCCAAGTCCTCCAGCATTTGCAAGGCTTCCACCTGTTCGCCCACGCCGTCGGCGCCTTCGAGATGCAGGATATTGTAGAAATAGGCCCGCAGCGGCCGCGAAGCCGTCACCTTCGGATCCAGTTGGCGCAAGGAGCCAGCGGCAGCGTTGCGCGGGTTGGCGAAGGCCGCCTCGCCCGCCTCTTCCCGTTCCTCATTCAAGCGGGCGAAGGCCGCTTTGGGCAGGTACGCCTCGCCGCGCACCTCCAGGGACTTGATGTCTCTCTTCAGCCGGAGAGGCACAGCGCGGACGGTCTTGATGTTCTCGGTGATGTCTTCCCCGATAAGGCCGTCCCCTCGGGTGGCGGCCCGGATGAAGCGGCCCTCTTCGTAAGAGAGCACAACGGTGAGGCCATCGATCTTGGGCTCTACCACATATGTAAGGGGGCGATCGGCCCGCTCACGGGCGCGGCGATCAAACTCACGCAGATCCTGATCGTCAACGGCGTTGGCCAGCGACAGGAGCGGAACGCGGTGGCTAACGGCGCGGAAAGCCGCCAAGGGCTGTCCGCCGACGCGCTGGCTCGGCGAATCGGCGGTCACCAGTTCGGGATGGCTCTGTTCCAGGTCCAGCAGTTCCCGCATCAGCCGATCATACTCGGCATCGCTGATCTCAGGTGCGTCGAGGACATAATAACAATAATCATGGCGGCGGATCTGCTCCCGCAGTTCGGCGATGCGTTGGGCGGCATCAGCCGGGGCGGGGCCGCCCTCTCTGGCAACCATAGGAACACCTCCACAACAATTTCCAGGCAAAAGTGAATCGAAGCAACATCCGCCTCCCCTGCGGTCACAGGCCTGTTCTGTTGTTACACCCGTTTTAAACCGGCATATTTGAGCAGGAGCTTCTTGATCCCCTGCTGGGGGAAAGCGACGGAGAGCTCCTGGTTTTCCCCGCTGCCGGAGGCCTTGACGACGATTCCCAGGCCGAACTTGCCATGCTGAACCTTGTCGCCGACTGTGAACTCGACGGCGTCGCCAAAGCCGGAAGCGCCGACCGCCTTGTTTGCGCTGGCCGCGGCCGCAGCAGAGCTGCTCAGGGTGGCATCGGAGAACAGTGAATCCCGCTTTGCCCGATCATCCTCCTCGACGAGCAGGGAAGCCGGGATTTCTTCCAAAAACCGGGAGGGCTTGTTAGAAACAGTATTGCCGAAAAGGGTTCGCCTCCATGCGCGGGCCAGGTAAAGGCGCTCCCGCGCCCGCGTGATGGCCACATAGCAGAGGCGGCGCTCCTCCTCGACCTGGGTCTCTTCAAACTGGACGCGGCTGTGAGGAAAAACGCCCTCCTCCATGCCGGCCACAAAGACGACAGGAAACTCTAAGCCCTTAGCGGAGTGCATTGTCATCAAGACGACGGCGTCTTCGTCTTCATTATAATTGTCCGTATCTGATACGAGGGAGACGCCGGCCAGGAACTCTTCGAGCGTCTTGTCATCGGCTGTCCGGTCAAACTCCTTGGTGACAGAGAGGA from Heliomicrobium modesticaldum Ice1 encodes the following:
- the ligA gene encoding NAD-dependent DNA ligase LigA, which translates into the protein MVAREGGPAPADAAQRIAELREQIRRHDYCYYVLDAPEISDAEYDRLMRELLDLEQSHPELVTADSPSQRVGGQPLAAFRAVSHRVPLLSLANAVDDQDLREFDRRARERADRPLTYVVEPKIDGLTVVLSYEEGRFIRAATRGDGLIGEDITENIKTVRAVPLRLKRDIKSLEVRGEAYLPKAAFARLNEEREEAGEAAFANPRNAAAGSLRQLDPKVTASRPLRAYFYNILHLEGADGVGEQVEALQMLEDLGLPVNPERRYCRTIDDVIDYCRYWTEHRHDLPYEIDGMVVKVNELDQYPLLGETAKSPRYAIAFKFPPEQAITRVRDITVKVGRTGVITPTAELEPVRLAGTTVSRATLHNEDIIRERDIHIGDYVVIQKAGDIIPEVLSVLKEKRTGEERPFFMPQTCPECHSPVSRLKGEAAIRCTSLACPAQAKEGLIHFASRDAMNIEGLGPAVVNLLWEAGLVRDPADLYDLTAEQVAPLERMGKKSAANLIAAIENSKSRGLAALIFALGIRLVGQTAAKTLARHFGSMDQLMKATTEELQAVSEIGPKMAESLQRWFAVPANRQMIDRLAEKGLQMETEKAGDAGVPQTFAGKTVVLTGTLTTLDRREAQRLLEERGAKVASSVSKKTSLVIAGEAAGSKLEKAKELNIPILSEADFLQLIDRV